One Torulaspora globosa chromosome 5, complete sequence DNA window includes the following coding sequences:
- the MDE1 gene encoding methylthioribulose 1-phosphate dehydratase MDE1 (ancestral locus Anc_5.129), with translation MSLDSLVYSTDPRHPANLICTLCRQFFHNNWCTGTGGGISIKHPETDNYFIAPSGVQKELMDPEDLFVMDSRTQEYLRVPNNLKPSACTPLFVACYQHRNAGAVIHTHSQNAVICSLLFDDEFRIANIEQIKAIPSGKVDSQTGKAIPLSFYDTLAIPIIENMAHEDQLIDSLLETFEKYPHTCAVIVRRHGIFVWGPTIDKAKIFNEAIDYLMELAVKMHQLGIPPDCAIGEEKKFITKRFE, from the coding sequence ATGTCGTTGGACTCGTTAGTGTACTCTACAGACCCTAGACATCCTGCCAACTTGATTTGCACTTTGTGCAGGCAGTTCTTCCACAACAATTGGTGCACTGGCACCGGTGGAGGCATATCGATCAAGCATCCAGAGACAGACAACTACTTCATTGCGCCGTCTGGCGTACAAAAGGAGCTAATGGATCCGGAAGACCTGTTTGTCATGGATTCCAGGACGCAGGAGTATCTCAGGGTTCCAAATAACTTGAAGCCGAGTGCGTGTACGCCTTTATTTGTAGCGTGCTACCAGCATCGTAATGCTGGAGCAGTTATCCATACGCATTCCCAAAATGCAGTCATTTGTTCCcttcttttcgatgatgagTTCAGGATCGCCAACATTGAGCAAATTAAAGCCATCCCAAGCGGCAAGGTGGACTCCCAGACTGGTAAAGCTATCCCACTTTCGTTCTATGACACTCTAGCGATCCCGATAATCGAAAATATGGCTCACGAGGACCAGCTGATAGACTCTCTTCTGGAAACGTTCGAGAAGTATCCACATACATGCGCCGTGATCGTCAGAAGACACGGAATCTTTGTCTGGGGTCCAACGATTGATAAggccaagatcttcaacgAAGCCATCGACTACCTCATGGAGCTGGCAGTAAAGATGCACCAGCTGGGCATCCCACCAGACTGCGCCATAGGcgaagagaagaaattcatTACCAAAAGGTTCGAGTGA
- the MVB12 gene encoding ubiquitin-binding ESCRT-I subunit protein MVB12 (ancestral locus Anc_5.127), translating into MTKLSEVEELLRKYPLYNSHGQEFPRNVLRRVPVPHIKLQPLQPSAEMFAPWYRECDELVKCCEVHDKAGELFDQWYSQRYMSNKPPGMVGNVILSPSRRD; encoded by the coding sequence ATGACCAAGCTCAGCGAGGtagaagagctgctgcGAAAATATCCACTTTACAACTCACATGGACAGGAGTTCCCGCGAAACGTCTTGAGAAGGGTGCCTGTGCCACACATAAAGCTGCAACCTTTGCAACCTAGCGCAGAGATGTTTGCACCGTGGTACCGAGAGTGTGACGAGCTAGTAAAATGCTGCGAAGTGCACGATAAAGCGGGAGAATTGTTCGATCAGTGGTACTCGCAACGGTACATGAGCAACAAGCCTCCGGGTATGGTAGGCAACGTAATCCTGTCCCCTTCGCGGAGGGACTAG
- the TRX2 gene encoding thioredoxin TRX2 (ancestral locus Anc_5.124): MVTAITSASEFEKVIAVDKLVVVDFFAVWCGPCKMISPMVEKFATEYTQADFYKVDVDELPEVAKKNEVSSMPTFILFKGGKPVAKVVGANPAAVKQAIASNV, encoded by the coding sequence ATGGTTACTGCTATCACCTCTGCCAGCGAGTTTGAAAAGGTTATTGCTGTCGACAAATTGGTCGTCGTCGACTTCTTCGCCGTCTGGTGTGGTCCTTGTAAGATGATCTCTCCAATGGTGGAAAAGTTCGCCACTGAATACACACAGGCTGATTTCTACAAGGTCGATGTTGACGAATTGCCTGAggtcgccaagaagaacgaagTCTCCTCTATGCCAACTTTCATTTTGTTCAAGGGTGGCAAGCCTGTGGCCAAGGTGGTCGGTGCTAACCCAGCAGCTGTCAAGCAAGCCATTGCTTCCAACGTTTAA
- the STU2 gene encoding Stu2p (ancestral locus Anc_5.123): protein MSVGIDQEDEDFTKLSLDERLAHKLWKARLHAYQELLATFQGSQRDRNSIVYWSDPEQFARYVTDSNVAAQEQAVLALEALLRGGGLPAQNVDLSQVISLWVSALVEKALTSSRAATRTKALDCILLLCAYDESITRSVRAVLPFFQNKLPKLVAASVNCVAELVKSYQFINTEVNVLLADILEPLVKLAGHADRNVRGQTMSLVVEIYNATGRSKVLLQEMLLDRLKPIQQNDLQKLFDKASNEPAENQPRLSFRWQEAQRVDKDGDTLMDMKPVSPQEMESNGLSRVKNIGEKIEIDPFDLLPEQTILDKLPVDFHEKINSTKWKDRVESLQEFWNPTVSSVKKLKSRGQDYTEILNILGHIVQKDANVQAVTIAAQCIKTICEKLRTPGFTKHYASLVFVPLLERTKEKKPSAIDSIRQTLKVICHFYNPLNPTGHNEDMLQEILEFMKHKTPQVRMEATNLFTFVINEINDGEVRVLKKYLEDEIIPTVLKIVNDTQPTIRNSGFECFATLIRLLGKRELSIPLETLDGLKRKKIQEFLNGLPAVTERKENVLTNETSRPSSSPHLSTIPTKRGPSSPLQKVAKASSPSAARSRVLLTSRSLATSQQAISPGPPSAVTKEVERSRREKQEWIRERHQLINQINNLTGFQTELSNENDSLREQLKMAQTSLHEKNLQIRSKELQLSKLQDRVAQLEAELKQQQQHPQGRISSSDASAVSTNLGVRSLSSSSFDPKTTKSKHCRTPSESSDDLPRRVDSLQLNNEMLNEESWKRAAEVTSQLKARIERMRAKSKGVNSNV from the coding sequence ATGAGCGTTGGCATAGATCAGGAGGATGAGGATTTCACAAAATTGTCGTTGGATGAAAGGCTGGCTCACAAACTGTGGAAGGCGCGATTACACGCCTATCAGGAGCTGCTTGCGACGTTTCAAGGGAGCCAGCGTGACAGGAATAGCATTGTGTACTGGAGTGACCCGGAACAGTTTGCAAGATACGTTACAGACTCTAATGTGGCAGCACAGGAGCAGGCGGTGCTGGCTCTCGAAGCGCTTTTGCGCGGAGGTGGGTTACCCGCCCAGAATGTGGACTTGAGCCAGGTTATTTCACTATGGGTGTCTGCGTTGGTCGAAAAGGCGCTTACATCATCGAGGGCTGCCACCCGGACCAAGGCTTTGGACTGTATCCTGTTGCTATGTGCATACGATGAATCTATTACGCGGTCGGTGCGCGCGGTGTTACCGTTTTTCCAGAATAAACTGCCGAAATTGGTGGCGGCGTCAGTAAATTGTGTCGCGGAGCTGGTTAAGTCATACCAGTTTATCAATACAGAGGTGAATGTACTGCTTGCGGATATATTAGAGCCCCTGGTTAAATTAGCGGGTCATGCTGACCGTAACGTTCGAGGGCAGACTATGTCGCTTGTTGTCGAGATCTACAATGCCACGGGAAGAAGTAAAGTCCTACTCCAAGAGATGCTGTTGGACAGACTGAAGCCGATACAACAGAATGATTTACAAAAATTGTTCGATAAAGCTTCCAATGAGCCTGCGGAAAACCAGCCACGACTGTCGTTTCGCTGGCAGGAAGCCCAGCGAGTGGATAAGGACGGTGATACTCTGATGGACATGAAGCCCGTTTCACCGCAAGAGATGGAGAGCAATGGCCTATCGCGTGTCAAAAACATCGGAGAAAAAATTGAGATAGACCCCTTCGATCTTTTGCCGGAGCAAACGATTCTCGACAAACTACCAGTTGATTTCcatgaaaagatcaattcTACGAAATGGAAGGATAGAGTGGAAAGTTTGCAAGAGTTTTGGAATCCCACTGTATCGAGCGTCAAAAAACTGAAATCCAGAGGCCAGGATTACACTGAGATTTTGAATATACTGGGTCATATAGTGCAGAAAGACGCAAATGTGCAGGCCGTAACAATTGCGGCACAATGCATTAAGACAATTTGCGAGAAATTAAGAACACCTGGTTTCACAAAGCATTACGCGTCTCTTGTGTTCGTGCCATTGCTGGAACGGaccaaggagaagaaacCCTCAGCAATAGACTCGATAAGACAAACGCTTAAAGTTATATGCCACTTCTACAATCCACTAAATCCTACTGGTCATAATGAAGACATGTTACAAGAGATATTAGAGTTTATGAAACACAAGACACCACAGGTCAGAATGGAGGCAACTAATTTATTCACCTTTGTCATTAATGAAATAAACGATGGTGAAGTAAGAGTGCTCAAAAAgtatcttgaagatgagattATTCCAACTGTCCTAAAAATTGTAAACGACACACAACCCACTATAAGAAATTCCGGCTTCGAGTGTTTTGCGACTTTGATTCGACTTTTGGGCAAAAGGGAACTCAGCATACCATTAGAGACACTAGATGGTttaaagagaaaaaagattcAGGAGTTTTTGAACGGTCTGCCGGCTGTGACAGAGAGGAAAGAGAATGTCTTAACCAATGAAACTTCAAGGCCGAGCTCATCCCCTCATCTGTCGACGATTCCAACAAAGAGGGGTCCAAGCTCACCTTTACAAAAAGTTGCCAAAGCTAGTTCACCGAGTGCTGCTAGATCGCGAGTCCTGTTAACATCTAGATCTCTCGCGACATCGCAGCAAGCGATATCCCCAGGTCCTCCATCGGCAGTCACAAAGGAGGTGGAGCGGTCAAGAAGGGAGAAACAGGAGTGGATCAGAGAGCGCCATCAGCTAATCAATCAGATTAACAACCTAACCGGTTTCCAAACAGAACTAAGTAATGAAAATGATTCGTTACGGGAACAACTGAAGATGGCACAGACGAGCCTTCACGAGAAGAACCTACAGATCAGATCCAAAGAGCTGCAATTGAGCAAGCTGCAAGATCGGGTGGCACAGCTGGAAGCCGAACTAaagcaacaacaacagcatCCTCAAGGCCGCATCTCCTCATCCGATGCTTCAGCGGTCTCAACGAATTTGGGTGTACGGTCAttgtcatcgtcatcattCGACCCCAAGACAACAAAGAGCAAACATTGTCGAACGCCCAGCGAATCCAGTGACGACTTACCGCGTCGTGTGGACTCTCTTCAATTGAACAATGAGATGCTCAACGAGGAAAGCTGGAAGCGAGCCGCGGAGGTTACTTCGCAGCTCAAAGCGAGGATCGAGAGAATGAGGGCCAAGTCAAAGGGGGTAAATAGCAATGTTTGA
- the PDC1 gene encoding indolepyruvate decarboxylase 1 (ancestral locus Anc_5.122) — translation MSEITLGRYLFERLRQVDTNTIFGLPGDFNLSLLDKIYETPGMRWAGNANELNAAYAADGYARVKGMAAIITTFGVGELSALNGIAGSYAEHVGVLHIVGVPSISSQAKQLLLHHTLGNGDFTVFHRMSANISETTAMLTDINSAPSEIDRCIRTTYVTQRPVYLGLPANLVDLKVPASLLDTPIDLSLKPNDAEAENEVVETVLDLIKDAKNPVILADACCSRHDVKEETKKLIDITQFPSFVTPMGKGSIDEQNPRFGGVYVGTLSSPEVKEAVESADLILSVGALLSDFNTGSFSYSYKTKNIVEFHSDYIKVRNATFPGVQMKFALQKLLGKVAEAAKGYKPVPVPPRTPANPVVPESTPLRQQWIWNQVGKFLQEGDVVITETGTSAFGINQSHFPNKTYGISQVLWGSIGFTTGACLGAAFAAEEIDPKKRVILFIGDGSLQLTVQEISTMIRWGLKPYLFVLNNDGYTIERLIHGEKAQYNDIQPWKNLDLLPTFGAKDYEVHRVATTGEWNKLTEDAEFNKNSRIRMIEVMLPVMDAPSSLVAQAQLTASINAKQ, via the coding sequence ATGTCTGAAATTACTCTAGGTCGTTATCTTTTCGAAAGATTGAGACAAGTTGACACCAACACCATCTTTGGTTTGCCAGGTGACTTCAACTTGTCCTTGTTGGACAAGATCTACGAAACACCAGGTATGAGATGGGCTGGTAACGCTAACGAATTGAACGCTGCGTACGCTGCTGACGGTTACGCCAGAGTCAAGGGTATGGCCGCTATCATCACCACCTTCGGTGTCGGTGAATTGTCCGCTTTGAACGGTATTGCCGGTTCTTACGCTGAACACGTTGGTGTGTTGCACATTGTCGGTGTGCCATCGATCTCCTCCCAGGCCAAGCAATTGTTGTTGCACCACACCTTGGGTAACGGTGACTTCACCGTGTTCCACAGAATGTCTGCCAACATCTCTGAGACCACCGCTATGCTTACCGACATCAACTCCGCTCCAAGCGAGATCGACCGTTGTATCAGAACCACCTACGTGACCCAAAGACCAGTGTACTTGGGTTTGCCAGCCAACCTTGTCGACTTGAAGGTGCCAGCTTCCTTGTTGGACACCCCAATTGacttgagcttgaagccaaACGACGCCGAAGCCGAAAACGAAGTCGTCGAGACCGTCTTGGATTTGATCAAGGACGCTAAGAACCCAGTTATCTTGGCTGATGCTTGTTGTTCCAGACACGACGTCAAGGAGGAGACCAAGAAGTTGATCGACATCACTCAATTCCCATCCTTCGTCACCCCAATGGGTAAGGGCTCTATCGACGAGCAAAACCCAAGATTCGGTGGTGTCTACGTCGGTACTTTGTCCTCCCCAGAAGTCAAGGAAGCCGTTGAGTCTGCtgacttgatcttgtctGTCGGTGCTTTGTTGTCCGATTTCAACACCGGTTCCTTCTCTTACTCTTACAAGACCAAGAACATTGTCGAATTCCACTCTGACTACATCAAGGTCAGAAACGCCACTTTCCCAGGTGTCCAAATGAAATTCGCTTTGCAGAAGTTGTTGGGTAAGGTTGCTGAGGCTGCTAAGGGTTACAAGCCAGTTCCAGTCCCACCAAGAACTCCAGCTAACCCAGTCGTCCCAGAGTCCACCCCATTGAGACAACAATGGATCTGGAACCAAGTCGGTAAGTTCTTGCAAGAAGGTGACGTCGTCATCACTGAAACCGGTACTTCTGCTTTCGGTATCAACCAATCCCACTTCCCAAACAAGACCTACGGTATCTCCCAAGTCTTGTGGGGTTCCATTGGTTTCACCACTGGTGCTTGTTTGGGTGCTGCTTTCGCCGCTGAAGAAATCGACCCAAAGAAGAGAGTCATCCTATTCATTGGTGACGgttctttgcaattgaccgttcaagaaatctccaCCATGATCAGATGGGGCTTGAAGCCATACTTGTTCGTCTTGAACAACGATGGTTACACCATTGAAAGATTGATTCACGGTGAGAAGGCTCAATACAACGACATTCAACCATGGAAGAACTTGGACCTATTGCCAACTTTCGGTGCTAAGGACTACGAAGTCCACAGAGTTGCTACCACCGGTGAGTGGAACAAGTTGACTGAAGATGCTGAATTCAACAAGAACTCCAGAATCAGAATGATCGAAGTTATGTTGCCAGTTATGGATGCTCCATCCAGTTTGGTCGCTCAAGCCCAATTGACTGCTTCCATCAACGCTAAGCAGTAG
- the LSM8 gene encoding U4/U6-U5 snRNP complex subunit LSM8 (ancestral locus Anc_5.130): MSPLLKDYLNQRIVIVTTDGDCYIATLEGYDKSVNLLISDVRRRSDGELVSIALTLRGSEVVLCGLLTNDQPEKLGPLPMLKDTKNKIADEYLIWEEALKTSSSR; encoded by the coding sequence ATGTCACCGCTTCTAAAGGATTATCTGAATCAGCGAATCGTAATTGTGACCACGGATGGCGATTGTTACATAGCCACGCTCGAGGGCTACGATAAGAGTGTAAATTTATTGATTTCAGATGTTCGAAGACGGTCTGATGGGGAGCTGGTCAGCATTGCACTTACACTTCGTGGGAGTGAGGTGGTTCTCTGTGGATTATTAACTAATGACCAGCCAGAAAAGCTGGGACCGCTGCCGATGCTCAAGGATACCAAGAATAAGATTGCAGATGAGTACCTGATATGGGAAGAAGCATTGAAGACCAGCTCGTCTAGGTAA
- the SER2 gene encoding phosphoserine phosphatase (ancestral locus Anc_5.125), translated as MTAFVVTCIGHDDALPLPKIDAIIEQIKSALSDAFTLSDQTKKLAENAIDLHISSSSETSWLQLKEQLKSVICAHSDVDIIVQVDNEFRHKKLVVFDMDSTLIYQEVIELIAAYAGVEDKVRDITERAMNNELDFKQSLRERVKLLKGIKIDHLYDEIKQKLLITNGVPELCEQLHANGCKLAVLSGGFVPFANYIKEKLHLDFARANVLETDDEGVLTGVTTGPVVDGELKAETLLQLCEEYGIPKEASCMVGDGGNDLPAMAAAGFGVAWNAKPKVQELAPARLNTSSMVNLLHVFGYSSK; from the coding sequence ATGACTGCTTTCGTTGTTACCTGCATCGGACACGATGATGCATTGCCGTTGCCTAAGATTGATGCGATCATTGAGCAGATTAAAAGCGCTCTTTCCGATGCCTTTACACTATCTGATCAGACCAAAAAACTAGCAGAGAAtgcaattgatctccaCATCAGTAGCAGCTCTGAGACGAGCTGGCTACAGCTCAAGGAGCAACTGAAGAGCGTTATATGTGCTCACAGCGATGTCGATATTATTGTTCAAGTGGATAACGAATTTAGACATAAGAAATTGGTCGTCTTCGACATGGATTCCACTCTGATCTATCAAGAGGTGATCGAGCTGATTGCGGCATATGCTGGTGTAGAGGACAAGGTTCGCGATATTACCGAGAGGGCGATGAACAATGAATTGGACTTCAAGCAATCGTTGCGTGAGCGTgtgaagctcttgaaaggTATCAAGATTGACCACTTGTACGACGAGATCAAACAGAAGCTCCTCATCACAAATGGTGTGCCCGAGCTGTGCGAGCAGTTGCATGCAAATGGCTGCAAATTGGCTGTGCTCAGCGGTGGTTTCGTGCCTTTTGCCAACtacatcaaagaaaaactGCATCTGGACTTTGCCAGGGCTAATGTGCTAGAGACAGACGATGAGGGCGTCCTAACCGGTGTCACGACAGGCCCTGTGGTGGACGGCGAATTGAAGGCAGAGACTCTTTTGCAGCTTTGCGAAGAGTATGGCATCCCCAAGGAAGCCAGCTGCATGGTGGGCGACGGAGGCAACGATCTGCCCGCCATGGCCGCGGCAGGGTTCGGTGTGGCGTGGAATGCTAAGCCAAAAGTGCAGGAATTGGCTCCCGCCCGACTCAACACCAGCTCAATGGTCAATCTACTCCACGTCTTTGGCTACAGCAGCAAATGA
- the BNA1 gene encoding 3-hydroxyanthranilate 3,4-dioxygenase (ancestral locus Anc_5.128), whose product MLNTIPINLDRWLEENGHLLQPPVNNFCLHRNGFTVMIVGGPNERTDYHVNPTPEWFFQKKGSMTLRVVDESLEGDAKFIDITINEGDSYLLPANVPHSPVRYADTIGIVVEQDRPEGANDKMRWYCSNCRMIVHQLEFYMVDLGTQVKEGVLAFENDPESRKCKNCGTMNHSRPQKP is encoded by the coding sequence ATGCTGAATACCATCCCAATTAACTTAGATCGCTGGCTAGAGGAGAATGGGCACCTCCTGCAACCTCCTGTGAATAATTTCTGTCTCCACAGGAATGGCTTTACGGTGATGATTGTTGGAGGCCCTAACGAACGTACCGATTACCATGTCAACCCTACGCCCGAATGgttttttcaaaagaagggTTCCATGACCCTGAGGGTGGTTGACGAGTCACTGGAAGGCGATGCCAAGTTTATCGACATCACAATCAATGAGGGTGATTCATACTTGCTGCCTGCAAACGTGCCTCACAGCCCAGTGAGATACGCTGACACCATTGGGATTGTAGTCGAACAAGACAGACCGGAGGGAGCCAATGACAAGATGAGATGGTACTGCTCGAACTGCAGAATGATAGTGCATCAGCTGGAGTTCTACATGGTTGATCTGGGCACCCAGGTGAAGGAAGGCGTTCTGGCATTTGAAAATGATCCAGAGAGCAGAAAGTGCAAGAATTGCGGTACGATGAACCACTCGAGGCCACAGAAGCCTTGA
- the CIR1 gene encoding Cir1p (ancestral locus Anc_5.126) — MASKQLRILVPVKRVIDYQIKPRVNKTGTAVETTGVKFSINPFDDIAVEEAVRIKEKNKSLVESIHAVSIGPAKAQDILRNCLAKGADTSTLIDSKDVVLEPLAVAKVLKQVVEKQNSNLVIMGKQAIDDDCNNTGQMLAGLLNWPQATNAAKVEFTDNGKVNVTREVDGGEEVVSASLPLVITTDLRLNVPRYVGLQNLMKAKKKPMEKLALKDFSNVDLEPRLKVLSVEEPQPRAPGVKVNSVDELVDKLKEAKVI; from the coding sequence ATGGCCAGTAAACAGCTACGAATTCTTGTCCCGGTCAAGAGGGTCATAGATTACCAGATTAAGCCAAGAGTTAACAAAACAGGTACAGCAGTAGAGACTACCGGTGTGAAGTTCAGTATCAATCCGTTCGATGACATTGCAGTCGAGGAAGCCGTCAGAataaaggaaaagaatAAATCTTTGGTGGAAAGTATCCATGCGGTGTCGATCGGACCAGCCAAGGCGcaagatatcttgagaAACTGCCTGGCCAAAGGTGCAGACACCTCGACCCTCATAGACTCCAAGGATGTCGTTCTAGAACCGTTGGCGGTAGCCAAAGTGTTAAAGCAAGTTGTGGAGAAACAAAACTCGAATTTGGTGATCATGGGAAAGCAAGCAATCGACGACGATTGCAACAACACCGGTCAGATGCTAGCTGGATTGTTGAACTGGCCACAGGCGACCAATGCGGCCAAAGTTGAGTTCACAGATAATGGAAAAGTGAACGTGACCCGCGAAGTGGACGGCGGTGAAGAAGTGGTGAGCGCTTCGTTGCCTCTAGTGATCACCACGGATCTGCGTCTAAATGTCCCACGTTACGTCGGTTTGCAAAACTTGatgaaggccaagaagaagcctATGGAAAAGCTGGCCTTGAAGGACTTCTCGAACGTGGACCTAGAACCAAGACTGAAAGTGCTCTCTGTGGAGGAACCACAGCCAAGAGCCCCGGGCGTCAAAGTCAACTCTGTCGATGAATTGGTCGACAAGCTAAAAGAAGCCAAAGTTATTTAA
- a CDS encoding uncharacterized protein (ancestral locus Anc_5.121), translating to MPRDPLIGIVGKPSSGKSTMLNSLTDAAAAMGAFPFTTIDPNKATGYVQVDCACSRVGKQSLCKPNYGWCSGGKRHIPIMLLDVAGLVPGAHAGRGLGNKFLDDLRHADALIHVVDVSGCTDAEGKNTRGYDPLNDIEWLQDEIRLWIEGNLKKRWGSIVRKHTATKSSIVDTLQAQFGGYGSQAVMIQRALDRLTGLPPLQDWDDSWITKVVSSFMMEKFPTVLALNKIDHPDADKNVSKIMLKYPNTKAVLTSAITELFLRKLNKQGFVRYEEGTEFVDTHEDDPDHLKPLDDKIIERIENIRDLVLYRFGSTGVVQVLQAATGILDLIPVYTVKNIQTFTGGNGVNVFRDCFLVKRGTPVGKVTKYIMGTEVTIAAIETVGGIRVSEDSTVEPGQNDILSFKIAPKSKE from the coding sequence ATGCCCCGGGACCCATTGATTGGCATTGTGGGGAAACCGTCCTCCGGCAAGTCAACAATGCTTAATTCATTGACCGAcgcagcagcagcgatGGGAGCGTTCCCATTCACTACAATTGATCCCAATAAGGCTACTGGATACGTGCAAGTCGACTGCGCATGTTCCAGAGTTGGAAAGCAGAGTCTTTGTAAACCAAACTATGGTTGGTGTTCCGGAGGGAAGAGACACATACCGATCATGCTGCTCGACGTTGCAGGCCTGGTGCCTGGAGCACACGCTGGTAGAGGCCTTGGTAATAAGTTCTTGGACGATCTGAGACATGCTGATGCGCTTATTCATGTTGTGGACGTGAGTGGATGCACAGATGCGGAAGGGAAGAACACTAGAGGTTATGACCCATTGAATGACATCGAATGGCTGCAGGATGAGATAAGGCTTTGGATTGAGGGCaacctgaagaagagatgggGCTCGATTGTCCGTAAGCACACGGCGACCAAGTCAAGCATAGTGGATACATTGCAGGCGCAGTTTGGCGGTTACGGATCGCAGGCCGTGATGATCCAGAGAGCCCTGGACAGACTGACAGGATTGCCTCCACTGCAAGATTGGGACGACTCGTGGATCACCAAAGTCGTCTCATCATTCATGATGGAGAAGTTCCCTACGGTGCTGGCGTTGAACAAGATAGACCATCCGGATGCTGACAAGAATGTGTCAAAGATCATGCTGAAATATCCTAATACCAAGGCGGTTTTAACTAGTGCCATAACAGAGTTGTTTCTGCGGAAGCTAAACAAGCAGGGCTTTGTTCGATACGAAGAAGGTACCGAGTTTGTAGACACCCATGAGGACGATCCTGATCATTTGAAGCCGTTAGACGACAAGATCATCGAGAGAATCGAGAATATCAGGGACTTGGTATTGTACAGGTTTGGTTCTACCGGGGTTGTGCAAGTTTTGCAAGCTGCAACAGGTATTCTCGATTTGATTCCCGTATACACGGTCAAGAACATACAAACGTTTACGGGAGGTAATGGAGTGAACGTCTTCAGAGATTGTTTCCTTGTCAAGAGGGGAACGCCCGTTGGTAAGGTGACCAAGTATATCATGGGAACCGAAGTAACGATAGCCGCAATTGAGACGGTTGGCGGTATCAGAGTTAGCGAAGACAGCACCGTTGAGCCCGGTCAGAACGATATTCTAAGTTTTAAGATTGCACCAAAGAGCAAGGAATAG